The genomic DNA ctgtttgactaaggggtctggcagcagcctcgttctcagtcacgcgcgttcacatgagaggtatctcttgttccattgcttttctacagacaatggatttctccggttggaacatttatgataaaaatatcctaaagatttaatctatacttagtttgacaagtttcttcgacctgtaatataactttttgaacttttcgtccgactggacctgaacgcgggtttggatttgtttaccaaacgccgtaacaaaagaagctatttggatataaatgatggaaggttgcattaaggagaagtgtatctaaagttccatgcataacacttgaattttaatcaacatttataatgagtatttatgtgaattcatgtggctctctgcacaatcgctgcatgttttagaactagtgaatgtaacgcgccaatgtaaaattggatattttatataaatatgcactttatcgaacaaaacatacatgtattgtgtaacatgaagtcctatgagtgtcatctgatgaagatcatcaaaggttagtgattaattttatttctatttgtgctttttgtgactctctttggttggaaaaatagctgggtttttctgtggcttggtggtgacctaacataattgtttgtggagctttcgccgtaaagcatttttttaatcagatactgtggctggattaatgagaatgttatctttaaaatggtgcccaatacttgtatgtttgagaaatttgatttatgagatttctgttgatttgtatttggcgccctgcaaggGGGGGATGAgatgtgttgggtttgcgccacacatagcgttttccttgacgGACAAAAATgacaattttagtctcatctaaacagagtacattcttccatatgtttggggagtctcccacatgccatttgaacaccaaacatgtttgcttatttctttctttaagaaattgctttttttctgTCCACTTTGTccacggcttaaagtggtccgaTGGACAGATACtacaatctccgctgtggagctttgcagctccttcagggttatcttttgtctctttgttgcctatctgattaatgccctccttgcctgaaacacaggcttccagggagggcaattttagggcttaaccatgtttcattgaaatgtacagctgtgtatcatctgcatagcagtgaaagttaacattacgtTTCCTAATGatatcaccaagaggtaaaatatgtagtgaaaatgtacagttgatttgtcagaggacaaacctaggagcacgaggacatatgcagagccttggtctgacgacatttaaaggtaatttacccaccttcacgagtgcagtatcagtgctatgatgggctctaaaaccagactgaagcatttcatgtACATTGTAAAGACAACGTTGCTCGTTAATCCTGCACCTTTTGTCTAGAGTGGAAAGTCTTGTGCGCCCCAAATTCATCTGCTCCTCTGAAGGAGAACCAGAGCCGAATTGAGAACTCTGACGTGGTACAGGACAAGCAGATGCAGCATAAGGCAGTGGAAAAAACAAAGAATTGACTCCCACAGCGGAACCCAAAACAGTGGAAACAACTCGGAACCCCTCAACCGGATGGCCAGAACGGTAATTTCATCCAGAGTGTCAGGGTTATCCCGGGAAGCTAGTTCATCCTTGAGAACTTTGCTGAGTCCATTCAGAAAGGCTGAGTGAAGCGCCTCTGTATTCCAACTACTCTTAGCGGCAAACGTCCGAAAGTCAATGGCGTAATCAGCTATGCTCCGGCTGCCCTGCCGAAGTGCAATGAGTCTTTTAGCAGCGTTCCTGGCACTGAAGGGGTGATCAAAAACCCTCTTCATCTCCTGGGTGAAGCTTTGCCAATTAAGACAAATGTCTGATTGCTGCTCCCATATGGCCGTGGCCCAGGCCAGAGCCCACCCTGAGAGAAGGAGATGACGTATGCCACTCGTGAACGCTCAGTGGGAAACGTTGATGCCTGCAGCTCGAAGGCCAGCAAGCATTGGAGCAGGAACCCACGACACTTCCAGGATGCCCCTCATAGTGCTCCGGTGTCGGGAGATGATGCTCCCGAAGGGAGGAAGACGCTGAGCTGGTAGGGAGTGGAGGATTAGGAACAGCCACAGGTGCAGCTACCGTTGCTTCCGCCTGTCCTGTCTGCAGAGTGCACACAAGTTATTAAATCACCCGACAATGTCTGCAGCCGCGCCTCATGGCAACCAATCACAGTTCCATGGTGGGTGAAAGCCGACCGTAAATGGTGGAGTTTGGAATGTCCCTCGGAAGACTGAGAAATTTCTGCTGGGTCCATCATTGGATTAGGTCTGCTGTAACAATACTGCTAGTACGAACTCAAGGGTAAATCCAGAACATTTACTTAGAGTCACAACAAAAACAAGGCAACCGGacaagagcacacaaaaaaaccaTGAGACCTAAGCAAAGATACAGGCCAAATGAGAAACCTAAATAACAAGGCAACCAGGTGAACAGAGAAGGTAATTAAACCCACGTGAATCCAATAAGTAATAATGAGGGTGACCTGGAAACTAGAAAACAAGGTAAGGGTGCCCTTCAGCGGTAATCTAAGGAAACAACAATCAAATAACACAGAAACTGTGacaggtagtgagtgttgcaaccgaggacagacaatttttacacgctatgcgcttcagcactcagcagtcccgttctgtgagcttgtgtggcctaccacttcatggctgagctgttgttgctcccaGACGTTTCCGCTtcagaataacagcacttacagttgactgggacagctctagcagggcagaaatttgatgaactgactttttggaaaggCGGCATcctctgaaggtaccacgttcaagtcagtgagctcttcagtaaggccattctactgccaatgtttgtccatggagattgcatagctgtatgcttgattttatacacctgccagcaacgggtgtgactgaaattGCAGAAACAAttcatttgaaggtgtgtccacatacttttgaatatgtagtgtattactgtGTTGCCCAAACCATTCAGACGCAACATGCAGGAGTAGGCAGAAGTAGGGCAGAAGTAGGCTAAGGGAGGGAATTCAACCCCCTAGAGTCAATGTCCACACCCCCGCGGAATCCAATTAGCATAAAAAAGATCCCCATGAAAATCTGTAAATTTAAGCTACAGATTTTTTTGTGTCTCATGTcacatctgtggtggaaggtggctaAGTTACAGCTATGTTTGtaagaccatgagacatccatgaaATAGGTATTTTCATGAAAACATCCATACAGTTTGGGCTAAACACTAATGACCCCTTCGTGGAAAGGTGAAGACATACATGTCgtttgttttgctctaggacacccaCAAGACTTGAAGGTAGCAGTTAAAACAAGGTAGCAGTTAAAACAAAGTATGGAAGCACTGTATATAAGGAAGTAGTTGAGTGCCATTTTTTTATATGTGTAAACAATTCTATATAAATAATTTCCTGATCTTTCTAATATCTCACAGATATAAGACACACACTTTAAAACATTTCTTTtgatagttaaaaaaaaaatctgtttatcCATGTATGAATATGTTATTCTTTGCATTTCTCTGGGCTAaaagcagtaaggccaaattaaAGATTTCATCAAATTATgtatttacatatacagtaccagtcaaatgtttgaacacacctactcattcaaggggttttctttatttttactattttctacattgtagaataatagtgaagacatcgaaaactatgaaatagcacataatcaaatcatgtagtaaccaaaagaagtgttaaacaaatccaaatatattttagatttttcaaagtagccaccatttgccttcaCTACAGCTTTTTCATAGtttgatggcttcactattattctacaatgtagaaagttgtaaaattaaagaaaaaccctggaatgagtaggtgtgtccaaacttttgactggtgctgtaaatATTTTGGTACCTAAAGAGGCCATACATGCCATCTTacaacaattccatatgttagctaaGTAAAACACAAAGGTTAGcctcttaaagctgcaatattaaCTTATGGATGACCTGACAAAATTCACATAGAATTGTGAGTTATAGACCAATAATTCTGATTGAATGCAAGTCTAAGTTggggtagatctgttctatgtgcacctTTTCTTTGCTTCCCCATGCTTACGTTTTCTTTTTgcttcttttactttcggttttgtacaccagcttcataTAACtgatacaatatttttggtaatgaaaaatatatttacagcggtttagatggaacaatgattctccacactatacttgcttttttttgtcacataaactgaaattaggcaaacttttAGAATTTTTAGCCAGGATATGgcagagcaatttctgcatagtgcatctatAAGGATTATAAGGGATGATTGTGTTCTGATGATATCCTTGGAAATGATACCTTATTATGGGGAAAATGAAATTATCTTAACTGGTCAACCATTGTACAGTTAATTGTCCAGTTAACACAAGCCCTGACAAGACACAATGAGGACTACTTTTTGTCAAGGGAATTTTCACTGTGTATGTACTTTTATTTGGCTCTGGTATAAGACTTCATGTGACAGGTAAGAGATCCATTAATCAGATTTTTGGCAATAGACATTAATAATGAATATGCCTAATCAATTTCCCAAATAATTGAGGAAACATCCTGAAGTATCGCTTCACAAATATGCACTGTGTGTGATCAACTCACGttagaaaataaagaaatattTTTTGAGAGTTTGCAATTACTTTCAATAAAGCCATATGCACAATTTGCAGTATATTGCATGCTATAATCTTAGAGATATACACCCTCAGTTAAATGTGTGATATAAATTTAAAGTAATTTTATATGGGGTAAGAATGTTTGACTGTTTACTTAGCTAAGAATCGTATTAATTGAGTGATATTGAAATACGATATTCCAGAAAGGACAGTTGATATGAAAAATAGAATGAGTTGGTACATGTAATTTATGTATGTAATTTATTGTTTAATGGAATATAGACAGTAAGCTGGATATACAACAAATGGTGTGGTACATCACAATTCATCTTGACAACAGACGACATCTGAAGTATGAAAACTTGAGTGTGATGTCCATTTCAAGACGACTGTAAATGTTCTTGTGTCTCTTTAAAATCAGACAATCGTGTACAAAAACCAAAAGTGACGGTCTACCAAGTGTCCAACCCTGAGCCGAACAGGAAAACCACCCTGCTATGTCTGGCTAGAGACATGTTTCCAGACTTGGTCAAGATTTCATGGAAGATGGTGGATACAAACGTCCGAACAATGGAGGTGCCCAAAGCAGAGATGGAAGAGCTGGTGCAGAGGGAGGAAGGGCGGACGACAAGTATGATCATCATTGATAAAGAGAAGACGTACAAGAACAAATACATCTGTTCTGTGGAGCATAAAGGGGGCCCTCAAGATGTTGACATACCAAAAGGTAAAGCCAGTAATTTAAATAGTTTGACATTAGCATGTGTTATATTTTTCATACATCATTATTCATGTAATATGTATCAATTGAATATATTTATAAGTAAGCTATCATGTATTCAACCATGTAAAAAATGGCATATTACCTTTTCAAAGTAAAGAAGAAAGTCCATAAAAATTGGTAATTGCATAGTTTCGCAAGTTAATATCTCAAGTTTAAACAAATCACCTTTTTTGAATAACTATTATCTGTGACATTTAGCCTACATAAATGCTCTGATAAATATGATTTAATATGATATTTTTCCATGTCATTCTCAGAGGAACCAACTGAAGCTCCTCCAACCACCATGGCTGCACCAACCACTCTGCATGTTACCTGTGGTAAGATTGATGTGTATTTAAtgcagggttggagtcaattcaAACACAAAAATCATGTatccaaaacattaagaacacctgctctttccacaaCACAGGCGAatcctatgatcccttattgatggcacttgttaaatccacttcaatcagtgtagatcaaaatgaggagacaggttatttaaggatttttaagccttgagacatggattttgtatgtCTGCTATTCATAGGGTGAATGGACaaacaaaagatgtaagtgcctttgaatttGGTATGGAAGTAGCTGCCATGCTcaacggtttgtgtcaagaactgcaacgctgcagggtttttcacgctcccgtgtgtatcaagaatggtccacccaaaggacatccagccaacttgacaactgtgggaagcattggagtcaacatgggctagcatccctgtggaacactttcgacaccttttagaggggggtgtaactcaatattataaaggtgttcctaatgtttagtatatttgtatgtttatgtGATATATTTACATGAGTATCATGTGTTCAAGCATCTAAAAATGGCATATCACCTTCTCAAAGTAAAACAAATAATGTACATAGTAATGTGGACTTACACTTGTTAATTGCATAggaatgttgtgttgttggtTTTGTAATCACCTTTTTGTAATCAACTTTTTTTGCGTAACTATTCTCCCCAACATAATCTCCAACAAAAACGCTGGCAATAACTGCAGAAACAGAGATATGTCATGGCTGATATTGTTGTATTAATTATGTCTGACGGTAGATAATTCTCTGATAATGCTTTTTCCATCTCATACTCAGAGGATCCAACTGAAGCTCCGCCATCCACAAAGGCTGCACCAACTGCTCTGCAAGCTACAAACGGTAAAATTTATGTGGATTT from Oncorhynchus clarkii lewisi isolate Uvic-CL-2024 chromosome 30, UVic_Ocla_1.0, whole genome shotgun sequence includes the following:
- the LOC139389934 gene encoding immunoglobulin lambda-1 light chain-like translates to MSVAGQKLDNKMTLIRKQRQPVIFSCQNIDQNCNYVYWYQKKEGEPFILILRIQSGSCTVYSDYNHPQKGEFSATRQSKNCNLKIQSVTVSHSATYFCACWDSSVLLFGSGIRLHVTDNRVQKPKVTVYQVSNPEPNRKTTLLCLARDMFPDLVKISWKMVDTNVRTMEVPKAEMEELVQREEGRTTSMIIIDKEKTYKNKYICSVEHKGGPQDVDIPKEEPTEAPPTTMAAPTTLHVTCEDPTEAPPSTKAAPTALQATNDSFQSTCSLNLASLVYTVMIVKSMVYCCALSLLLHNRNLGSRPSTSRPIH